In Streptomyces qaidamensis, one DNA window encodes the following:
- the iolD gene encoding 3D-(3,5/4)-trihydroxycyclohexane-1,2-dione acylhydrolase (decyclizing), producing the protein MTPTTRLTVAQALVRFLAAQYTERDGVRQRLIGATWGIFGHGNVAGIGQALLEHAEEMPYHQGRNEQAMVHAAVGYARQSGRLSTHAVTTSIGPGATNLVTGAALATINHLPVLLLPGDIFATRPADPVLQQLEVPYAGDVSVNDCLRPVSRYFDRITRPESLIPAALNAMRVLTDPVETGAVTLALPQDVQAEAYDWPEEFFAERVWAVRRPGADPAELAEAVRAIRAAKRPLVVAGGGVHHSRAEEALAEFAGATGIPVASTQAGKGSLRHDHPQDVGGIGHTGTATADELARTADLVIGVGTRYTDFTTASGTLFGNPDVRFLNLNIAPFDGHKLAGRPLIADARSGLQELTDALGLHAYRVAGSYATEYTEDKERWEQRVDACYEVDEPDTRPTQPQVLGALDEIADASDILINAAGSLPGDLHKLWRTRSPDQYHLEYGYSCMGYEIPAAIGVKLAAPDRPVWALVGDGTYLMMPTELVTAVQEGIAIKVLIIQNHGYASIGGLSESVGGERFGTAYRYRSEDGSYTGPPLPVDLAANAASLGMRVLRAKTVRDLREALAEARAADTPTCVYVETQTADTVSGAPPAQAWWDVPVAETATRPSAVKARELYERHVSTRRRHL; encoded by the coding sequence ATGACCCCGACGACGAGGCTGACGGTCGCACAGGCGCTGGTGCGCTTCCTGGCGGCCCAGTACACCGAACGCGACGGCGTCCGGCAGCGGCTCATCGGCGCCACCTGGGGCATCTTCGGCCACGGCAACGTCGCCGGCATCGGCCAGGCGCTCCTGGAGCACGCCGAGGAGATGCCCTACCACCAGGGCCGCAACGAACAGGCCATGGTGCACGCGGCGGTCGGCTACGCCCGCCAGTCCGGCCGCCTGTCCACGCACGCGGTGACGACCTCCATCGGCCCGGGCGCCACCAACCTCGTCACCGGCGCGGCCCTCGCGACCATCAACCACCTGCCGGTGCTGCTCCTGCCCGGTGACATCTTCGCCACCCGCCCCGCCGACCCGGTCCTCCAGCAGCTCGAAGTGCCGTACGCGGGCGACGTGTCGGTCAACGACTGCCTGCGCCCGGTGTCGAGGTACTTCGACCGGATCACCCGCCCCGAGTCCCTGATCCCCGCGGCGCTGAACGCGATGCGCGTGCTCACCGACCCGGTCGAGACCGGCGCCGTCACCCTCGCCCTGCCCCAGGACGTGCAGGCCGAGGCGTACGACTGGCCGGAGGAGTTCTTCGCCGAGCGCGTCTGGGCGGTACGGCGGCCCGGCGCCGACCCGGCGGAACTGGCCGAGGCCGTGCGGGCGATCCGGGCGGCGAAACGGCCGCTGGTGGTCGCGGGCGGCGGCGTCCACCACAGCCGTGCCGAGGAGGCCCTCGCCGAGTTCGCAGGGGCCACCGGCATCCCGGTCGCCTCCACCCAGGCCGGCAAGGGCTCCCTGCGCCACGACCACCCCCAGGATGTCGGCGGCATCGGCCACACCGGCACCGCCACCGCGGACGAACTCGCCCGCACCGCCGACCTGGTGATCGGCGTCGGCACCCGCTACACCGACTTCACCACCGCCTCCGGCACGCTGTTCGGCAACCCGGACGTGCGGTTCCTCAACCTCAACATCGCCCCCTTCGACGGCCACAAGCTCGCCGGCCGGCCCCTCATCGCGGACGCCCGCAGCGGCCTGCAAGAGCTCACGGACGCCCTGGGCCTGCACGCGTACCGGGTCGCCGGCAGCTACGCCACCGAGTACACCGAGGACAAGGAGCGCTGGGAGCAGCGCGTCGACGCCTGCTACGAGGTGGACGAACCGGACACCCGCCCGACCCAGCCGCAGGTCCTCGGCGCCCTGGACGAGATCGCGGACGCGTCGGACATCCTGATCAACGCCGCCGGCTCCCTCCCCGGCGACCTGCACAAACTGTGGCGCACCCGGTCGCCCGACCAGTACCACCTGGAGTACGGCTATTCCTGCATGGGCTACGAGATCCCCGCGGCCATCGGCGTGAAGCTGGCCGCCCCGGACCGGCCCGTGTGGGCGCTGGTCGGCGACGGCACGTACCTGATGATGCCGACGGAGCTCGTGACGGCCGTCCAGGAGGGCATCGCGATCAAGGTCCTGATCATCCAGAACCACGGCTACGCGTCCATCGGCGGGCTGTCGGAGTCGGTGGGCGGCGAGCGGTTCGGCACCGCCTACCGCTACCGCTCCGAGGACGGCTCGTACACGGGGCCGCCGCTGCCCGTGGACCTCGCCGCCAACGCGGCCAGCCTCGGCATGCGCGTCCTGCGCGCGAAGACCGTACGGGACCTGCGGGAGGCCCTCGCCGAGGCCCGGGCGGCCGACACTCCCACATGTGTCTACGTCGAGACCCAAACGGCAGACACAGTGTCGGGCGCGCCTCCCGCGCAGGCCTGGTGGGATGTACCCGTGGCCGAGACCGCGACACGGCCGTCCGCGGTCAAGGCACGTGAGCTGTACGAACGGCACGTCTCCACCCGACGCCGCCATCTGTGA